In Sciurus carolinensis chromosome 16, mSciCar1.2, whole genome shotgun sequence, the genomic window GTGTGAGGGGTGTGTGAACTGAGGTTCAGAGGTTAGAAATTAAGATGGAATCACAGACCTGTTGACGAGGGCCGCGACCCAGGGGACCGTGAGGGTCCATTCTGGCCCTGCTGACGGTGGTGTTCCCTGTGGATCTACTGCTGTCCAGCCACCACCACATGGTGGAGACACACACGTGTTGGGTCCATGTCCTCGACACAGCTCGCCCAGGACCCCCGTCCACCCTGGCTCGTGTGTCCAGGAAGACCGTCTGCCTCGCTGGCGGCTCTGGCTCCCGGGCCTGCCTGCCTGTGGTGACCGCTCGCAGGCCTGGGGTGCCCGGCAGAGGAAGAGAACCTGCACCCAAGAGCTCAGCAGAGGGAGGCGGCCCAGGCCACGGTCTAGAACTGGAGTGAGACTGGGCAGGGCCCCTGCCTGAGGCCCTGTAGGCCTCCCTGGTCAGGCTGGTGAGGTGGGGACAGGCCAGGCAGCAGAGCACAGGGCCGCTGGGCTCAGACCTGCTCTGAAAGGTCCAGAGCCTCTGCTTCCTCAGCCCTGTCCTCGGGCACAGCCCAGAGCCCCGGGGGCAGGACAGCCCCCTCCAGTGCAGCCGCTGAAGAGGAACCTCCAGTTGCAACACGAGCCCAGAGGCCGTCGGCCACTGACCCCAGGCTCGGCTCTGCCCACCGGGACCATGGCAGGCAGCGCCCAGACCCCCGCTCTCACCACCCTCCTCTGCCTGGGTGAGCTCTGGGGACAGGGACGGGCCCCTCCCGGGCTGCCCCTGAGAGCCTGGAGCTCAGGCTCAGAGGACCAGACCAGGGAGAGGATGGCGCGCAGGTCGCggctgaggcagaggcaggcgCCGCGCCGTGGTGGTCCCGAGACCCCTGGGTTCACCTGGGGACCATCTCAAGGGCCTGCTCTCTTCCAGGGCTGTGTCGGGGCCTGTGGGCCAAGACAGCGGCAGGTGAGTCTCAGGCCTCCTGGTTTAGCCAGCGAGCCTCCTGGGGGCTTGGGAGAGGGGAGTCTGTGGCCTGCGGTGGTGGCCAGTCTGAGGGCCTTGGGCTGACCAGCAGGCGGGGAGACCTCCCTGAACCCCAGGTCCCATTCCTTTTCAGGAACCCTCCCAAGCCCCTCATCTGGGCTGACCCTGGCCCCATGGTTGCCACGGGGAGCCCAGTGACCATCTGGTGTCAGGGGTCCCTGCAGGCGGACACCTACCGTCTGTTCAAAGCTGGGGACCCTGCATATGACACCTGGGCCCCGTGGGACTCCAGAGACAAGGCCAGCGTCCCCCTCGGATCCGCACACTGGGACACCGCAACACCCCAGCCCATGGCACCGAGCCTCTCTCGGGGGAGGTGGCTCAGCCTGTTCTCCCTGGACCCCGTGACCCACACCCACGGGGGCACCTACAGGTGCTACGGCTCCTCCAGCCACAATGGCTTCCTGTGGTCACAGCCCAGCAACCCCCTGGAGCTCCAGGTCACAGGTGAGGAGTCCTCTGCAAGCTCCACCCTTTCCTGGGCCCCAGAAGGACCAAAGCCGTGAGCCAGGGCACCCTGATGGGCTGCCCAGTGACCCGGATCTCCTGGGGCAGAACCACAGGGCAGGAGCGTGGGGTGGGCACCAGGAATGCCCTCCTGCAGGCCCCAGCGGGCACACGGAGTATCCCTGTGACACCACTGTTGTGTGCTCAGGTGTGGACAGGCCGCCCTCCCTCACAGCCCAGCCCGGCTCGCTGCTGCTCTCTGGGGACAGCGTGACCCTCCAGTGTCACTCGGGGTCCAGCTTCGACAGATTTGCTCTGGTCAAGGACTCAGAGCCCACAGTGCCCCCGCGCCTTGATGGGCAGCACAGTCCCGTCTTCCCCCTGGGCCCCGTGGGTCACTCCCAGGGGGGCAGATACAGATGCTATGGGGGACACAGCCTCTCCTCCACGTGGTCAGCCCCCAGCGCTCCCCTGGACATCCTGGTAGCAGGTGAGGAGCCCTGCCCGTCCCCACGTCCTGGTGGTCTGCTCGGGTGCTAGGCCAGGGCTCTGGCTGGTAGTGGTGGGGGTCCAGCGGAAAGGTCCTGCAGTAGAGGCTGAGGGGCGGGGGGAGAGGGACGGAGACACTGAAAAACTGGAGAAGCCCAAACAGAGAGGTGCAGAGAAAGGGGCCCCAGAGTCCCAGGGGCAGGTCAAGGTCAAGGGCACACGGCAGGGGCTGCTCCACACACCAGGCCTTCCTCCTTCCAGGAATGTACCAGAAACCTTCCCTGAGGGCCCACCCAGGGCCATCAGTGGCCTGGGGGCAGAATGTGACCCTGCAGTGTCTTTCTGAGGTGGGGCTTGACACCTTCCTCCTGTCCAAGGAGGGGTCAGGGGCTCCTCCCCAGCGCCGCCCCGGGCAGAAGAGGACTGCGCCTTCTCAAGCCAGCTTCTCGCTGAGTGCTGTGACCTTGGTCCACGGGGGCACCTACAGGTGCTACGGCTCAAACAGTGACCACCCCTACCTGCTGTCCCAGCCCAGTGAGCCCCTGGAGCTCGTGGTGGCAGGTGAGGCCCCCATTCTTTCTTGTGCTCACGGTCAGTTCCAGGTCTGTCCCCAGGGGAGCCCAGTGCTGGGGTCGGAGGAGACCCCAGAGGAAGGGACAGTGAGAAGAGGAGAGGACGggacagctccctcctgggcctcccctCCAAGCCTCAGCCCTGAAGCCCTGCAGGGACTTGGTGGCAGAGGGTGGCTGGCAAGGCTCAGGGGAGACCACCAACAGAAAGGCCAGAGGGACCCCTCTCCAATGTCCCACCAGTCTCCAGGTTCAATGATCCCTCACCACAGGACAAGGCAGGACAGGAAGCAGCACAGGCCTCCATCCCAGGGGGCTAGACCTCTGTCTGTGGTACAGGGGTGGGTGGGGACCTCAGGGCCCGGGACTCAGGGCTTGGAGGCACGTGGGTGAGGTCAAGGCACAGGTGACACTGGGTCCCAGTCTAGGGACGAGCAGCCAACCGAAGTGGGGAGCAGGCAGCCcagccctcacctcccacccaccccaggagGCCCTGAGGAGCAGCCCCTCACCCCCACGGACCCAGGACCCCAGAGTGGTAAGTGAGGGGCTCTGGCAGGAGGTGGGTCCCAGGACAGGGCTGAGCTGGGGTGGAGCAGCCTCCTCTGGACACGCTGACCTGGACAGCCCCTCCCCTTGGGCTCAGAGTCCCCACGTGCACAGGAGAGGCCTGGCCCTGACCttcaattcccctcagtgctgaCCTGGGCTGTGCCCTGCTGGAGAGGAGGCACCCAGGGAAGCCCCAGGGCCTGAACCTGCAGGCACTGTCCCCTCTGTGCAGTGACATGACCCTGTGCAGGGAGGGCTCAGGGCCATCAGGGTGTCCAGGTTCCTTCCCTGCAGCTCAGGCTGAGCTCTGGTGGAGGGAAGGAGACTGGAAGTCAGACTCCCCCAGCTCAGgccccagctctgcttctcctgctGGGGACCTgggtgagcctcagtttcctcatagcTCTGTGCCTAGAGGACTGAGGCCATGTGGTGTGATGGAGAGGGTTGCAGGTGACTTCTGCCAAGGCCCAGCATGCTGTGCGTGAAGTGGCCTCTCTTCATTCACAATGTCCAGGGACTGGGAGGGGCCAGGAGGTTCCTGTCCAGGCTCAGAGCCTTTCTGCAcctttcctcctgctcctcttcctcctctgacaCAGTGGTTGTGGCCACAAGGACCAGCCCGCAACCCTGACCTCAGAACCACAAGAGGGGAACCAGTGGACTCTCCTCTCTAGAGCATGTGGTCACCTGGTCCAGAGTCCCAGGCTGGGCAGAGCACACAGGACAGGAGAACCCCTGAACCAGGGACCACTTTCCCCACCAGCCCTGAGCTCTGGGGCTCAGCTGAACTTGCTCCAACGTGACTCAGACACAGTGCTGAACTCACAGAGCACAGTGAGGGTGACGAACcagggagaggagcagagggGACGCGAGCAGCAGGGAAGGGCTCTCAGGGGCTCCGTAGAGTCCTGTGTGAGAAGAGCCCAGGGTGGGGGTCCAGGCAGGACACGGTCCTCGACTTCACACAGCCCCTCCTCTACCTTGATTCTCAGGAGACACTGAAACCTTCCGCCCATCACAGAGCAGCTCAGACCCCAGGACAGGGAGTCAGGAGGATTCTCAGCCCTGGGGCTGGTTCTGAGGGTCTAATGCTGGCTAGGGGGATGGCTTTCCTGGGTGGATGTGGGGGATCCTGGGGTGATTTGGGTCTGCCCTGACCTCTGCCCTCTGTGTCCACATTCCCAGGCTCCCCTCCCCAGGATTACACAGTGGGTAACCTCATCCGGATGGCCATGGCTGCCTTGGTCCTGGTGGTCCTCGGGATCCTGCTGTTTCAGGCTCAGTATGACCAGAGAGGGACCCAAGATGCAGCCAGGAGGTGAACAGCAGAGAACAGGCAgcacccagagtgcagagtgggAGATGAAGGACCATCCAGAGGTCTGCAGACCACCTGGCTCAGCTGGGGCTGCACCCTGACCCTGTCCTGGCAGCAAAGGTGGCTGGGTCAGGACGGCTGGGTGCTGGCTGCACAGTCTTCCCCACAGTGCTGTGAGCACACAGGGCTGGCCCACCGCTCTCTGCAGCCCTCCAGGAGCCTGTCCCCCTCGGGGGCTGTCTGTGCAGCTTCCCTGAAACACGGAGGTGGAGCCACAGGCTGGTGTCTGAGGACTGAGTAACGGGTGCTGGTACTGTGGCATGGCTCTGAAAAAGTCACGTGAAAAACCCGGGAGTCCTGCTGAGTGTTTGCTGTTACTGTCCACGTCCCTCCTGGCCACCTCCACGTGCCCAGGTATTGCCTTGTCACCCAAGTGCTGGCTCTAAGTCCAGATTCCTCTGCTCACTGCTGGTCTTAGAAACCATCCAGCTGGAACTTCTAGAGTCCCCTGGCTGGCATGGCTCCCTGGGTCCTGCAGGGtttcctttcttcattgaatCCCTAGGTCCTCGCGTTGCTCATGGTGACACTGTGAACAAGctgttcccctccttcctcccacccggACACCTAGCTCCCCTCACTCCTGTCCCTGGGTCCTGGGGACAGGAGCACAAGGCTGAGCCTCAGGGGCTCCTGGCTGCCCTGATGGAGTGGGAGCAGGTGGCTTCTCACCTCAGCTGGGACCTGGGCCTTGGCTCTCTGGGCTCTTCCTAGTCAGGGTGAGGCTCTGCTCCTCTCCTGACTCACTGAGGGCTTTTCTCTGACAAATGCATGAGGATCCTGAGCAGGGCTTTTCCTCCAGCTGTGAGGTGACTTGCAGGGCACGTTCCTTGTCACCCGTTGCTGTGATGGATCACATTAATGGACTTTGGATGATGAACTGCTCTGCACACCTGGGACACGCGCCCCTTGGTCACACTGTGTGACTCTTTTGCACCTGCTGGTTGGATTTGCTGAGCAGGTGTGTCCCACTGAGCCCTCGCCCTCCTGCTGAGAAACGCATCACTGGGCAACACTGTCCTGCAAACACCACCCAGGGCCCTCACACGGAGCCCCAGGCAGTGACGTCACTAGGTGACCAGGCCTCTGGGGACCCAGTCAGGAGGTGGTGTGCTGGACTGGGATGCTGTGCAGTGAGGGCCTCTTCTGTGGAGCGTTGTGCCCTGTCTCCATGGGGATGTCCAGGGTGCTGTCCTTCCCCGGGAAGTCCTTGTGTGGTGTGGTGTCAGATGCTGCAGGCCTCTGGGAGTGACTTAGGAtgcttccctctgcttcctctcctgGGTGGTGCACAGGATGGCACAGCGTCCCCTCCAGAGCTGGCGGGGCTCCTCAGCACCCACCAGGCCTGCCCTTCATTGGTAGTCCACGTGGCTGCTGGAGGTCAGTGTGCTGCCCCAGGACCTTGGCTTAGCATTTCCTCAGGGCAGGTCAGCTGCTGGCAGGTCCCCTAGAGTGGACGTGAGCCAGCCACTCTTCGCCTCCATCTGGGAGGGGAcctggcagggcagggctgggggctgctgctctctctctcctcccttctctctcccagcCTCCAGCTGCCCCCTGGGTTCTGAGTGGTCCTGGCAGAGCCTGTGTCCCTCCCTGTGCAGGTGGTGAGGTTTCCACCACTACCTGGCTTCCTGCAGCCTGAGCTCAGTGCCCAGCGTGGTGCTGCTGCCTGAGTCTTGTGCAGTGTCCCTGAGCTTCCTGGGTCTGGGGTTCCGTGTCCCAAGGGTACTGGGAACCCCCAGTCATTATTAAACCCTCTGAGTCCCCTGtgtccttctccttcctcctctggtgCTCCGGGGTGCACAGGTGACTCCTGTGTCCCTCAGTCCATTGAGCTTCTGGTCTCTGCACTCTTGACGTTTCCACTGCTACAACATTGAGCTGGAGTCTGCCCTCCGTGGTGCCACCCTGCGATATCCTGCAGTGGTCTTCTCCCGCCCATGCCAGCCTTTCTGGTCTCTGGGTGGGCTTGGTTGAGGCACTTTCCTGGAATGCCCATCTCTTCTTGTGAGCTGTCATTCTATCAGCCAGAATGCTGGGCACCTTCAGTGTTACTATCTTAGATTCGTGGTCTCACCATTCCTTATCCCTGCCCTGTGGGCTCGGAGTGTGGCCCTGAATTTCTAGCTGTGTCTTGTCCTGTGCTGCCTGGGATCCACCTCCTGATGGGTGGACCTGTGCTGGACTAGGCCAGCCCTAAAACACCTATTAGTAGATAGGGGAGGTGCAGGGACCCAGCTTGAGGAGACTGCAACCCTGGGGGTCGAGGTCTCCTTTCAGCCCAGCAGGTGCGCCTGGCCATCATTTTACAGCTATTTGTGCACAGAGGCTTAAGATGCCGGCAGAGAGTTGCGTGCTGGTCTGCAGCATAGGCTGTCACTAACACTGGACATGCGCATAGTTTTGAGGAAGCAAGGGACCCTTTGAGGCTCTGGTCTTGCCCAGCCTCTCTCTGTATCGGCAGCCCTCATCGTGCAGGAAGCAGGATCCTCCTGTGTTGATGTTTCATAAGACATGCTTGTGGACATGGGCTCCTCCAGCTGTCTGCAGTGTGCACCTGGagtcccctgctctggctggtgtgctcctggaatcccctgctctggctggtgtgcacctggaatGCCCTGCTCTAgctggtgtgcacctggaatcccctgctctggctggtgtccTCCTGGAATCCCCTTCTCTGGCTGGTGTGCtcctggaatcccctgctctggctggtgtgctcctggaatcccctgctctggctggtgtgcacctggaatcCCCTTCTCTGGCTGGTGTCCtcctggaatcccctgctctggctggtgtgcacctggaatcccctgctctggctggtgtcctcctggaatcccctgctctggctggtgtgctcctggaatcccctgctctggctggtgtgcacctggaatcccctgctctggctggtgtgcacctggaatcccctgctctggctggtgtgcacctggaatcccctgctctggctggtgtggaCCTGGAATcacctgctctggctggtgtgcacctggaatcccctgctctggctgctgtgcacctggaatcccctgctctggTTGCTGGgcacctggaatcccctgctctggctggtgtgctCCAGGAATCTCTTGCTCTGGCTGCTGTGCACCTTGAATCATGTGCTCTGACTAGGTCTCTCAGCACCTCCCCTGGGGTGGTGGTTTCTCTATACGGGGTTTTCAGGATACCTAAGGAGTGGGGCAGGTGAGGGTCCAGCAGTGCAGGGTCAGCTCTCTGTCTCACTGTGAGACGCTCCACATAGGGGAGACCCAAGGGCTTCAGTGGATGGAGCTGGCCCGGTTTTTCTTGGTCAGTGAGGCTGTGGTAAAGCCCAGCAGGTGGGCTGTGCAGCTCCTTCTCCTGCAGAGCTGTGACAAGGACAGAGCACCCAGCATTGAGTCTTCAGTGGACACAGCAATCGTCCACCTTGACCTGGGGCCCAAACCCTGGATCCTCCCAGGTCCCAGCCTCCCCAGAGTACTTCCCAAGGAGCTTTCCAGATCATCCATTTGGCGACCCTCCCATGcaccctctaccactgacccCAATTCCCTCTGCAGTGAGGGTTTGTGAGGACCTCctccagaagaggaaactgagggtcagagaagggTATTAATGCCCATGGACACAAGGGCAAGGGATGAGGACAACCAGACAATTTTTCTTCTGGTCCCAGAATGTGCAGCCAGGGTTCTttagacacatccccagtcctttctatttttttattttgaggcagagcctTGCTAATTGCTTAGGTTCTAACTAAACtgctgagaccagcctcaaacttgccatcctcctgcctccatctccagaGTTGATGGGATTGCAGAACCTCAGGAACTTTAAAGATCAGCTTCTGCCCTGCAGACACAGCGCTCAAACCCACAGGTTGTTCCCAGAGGCGAACACACAGCACTGGGTGGAGATGACCACAGGCCCAAGCGGAAGTGCACCCAGAGGGGCAGGAACGACTGGGTGCTTCTCAGAACAGGGGAGAGGGTGTGCTGGGTGGAAAAGGGAGGTCAATGAGGCAAAGATTGGTACAAGACAAACCCCACTGCAGAATCTTGACAGGACACTTGTTATTTACGtgtttatggtaccagggattgaacccaggggtgcttcatcactgagccTCTTCCCAGCTGTGTTTGTCTTTATTTAGacccagggtctcaccaagttacttagggcctcatgaagttgctgaggctggccttgaacttgaatccccctgtctcagcctcttgagtctcagggattacaggcaagggCCATCGTGCCCaccttttctaattttcttcaatttcccttcctctctccctctctctctccctctctctctctctctctctctctctctctctgggctcATGTCCAGCATGAAGCTCCAGGTGAGCTGCACAGCCAGGTGCTCAGGGTCTGCTGCTCTGCCTTCACCTGAACAGGGAGCAGACATCTCCCCACAGCATCTCCAGGGCTGGGAGGTGACTGGCCTTAGCAAGGGGCTCACAACCCTGTGACAGGCACAGGCTGAAAGACAGATGGAGCCCCAGGGAGGCCTGAGAGGGGAGGACCAGCCCAGGTCACCCTCACCTGGAGGGGGCCAGCTCGGGAGGCCTCCAGGGGTATTTGCTGCTGTGTCCCTGGAGGGATGAGGACAGATCAGGCAGACAGGGGATGTGGTCAGAGGAGACCCAACTCTGTCTGAAGGGTCTGCAGAGACCCTGGGTCCTGACACATCCCATCCTAGGAACACAAGTCCAAGCTGGGGGCAGGCAGTCCCCTTCCTGGCTGCTGGTGTGAAGCCCCAGGGCAGGGAAGGACTGGCCCCAAAGGGCTGTGTTCACCCCTCTCCTGACACAGAGCTGTGGCCATGGCAGAGCCCAGCAGGTGGCACAggcttcctccctcccctgggacAGCGAGGGGGCTTTGCTCTGTCCTGTGCTGCAGGCCCCTGGGCTGAGCTCCTGGAGGTCAGTGTCATGCTCTAGGGATTCACTGGACTGAGCTCCCTTGAGGGCTGAAGCCTCGGCACTGTTCACACGTGGCTTCCACAGTTGATCCACCACAGGATTTCCTATTCTAGAAACGGAGctgaacagaaacttctcaaaagatgTAGAAAGGGCCAGAAATACAACAGCCCTGATGAACTTCTCTAGCCAGCAGGGAAAAGCAAGGCACTAGGGTCCATCTCACCCAGGCAGGATGTCCatcctcatgaaaataaaaacaataagttcTTTCTCATGAAAAAATGTAACACTatgtctctctttcatttttggtgTGTCTATGGCTGTGTCTTCAAGCTCAATTCACTATTCTCTCCTACTGCAGTGTTTAACTCACACCTggatacttcatttttttttatttattgtaaacaaatggggtataacttgtttctctggttgtagacgaagtagaagcataccatttgtgtaatacacatttacatagggtaattgtgtttgattcattctgttattttttccttcccccacccctccacccctcttttccctctattcttttccctccttcctccattcttccattctcccaacccccattatgtatcatcatccacttatcagcaagagcattttctctttggttttttgagattggcttatctcacttagcaagatattctccaatttcatccatttgcctgcaaatgccataattttattattctttgtgactgagtaatattccattgtgcatatataccacagtttctttatccattcatcaattgaaagacatctaggttggttccacaatctggctattgtgaattgagtaactatgaacattgatgtggctgcatcactgcagtatgctgattttaagtcctttgggtatagaccaaagagtggcatagctgggtcaaatggtggctccattccaagtttctaagtaatctccacatttttctccagagtggctgcactaatttgcaaacccaccagcaatgtatgagtgtacctttttccccacatcctcgccatcacctgttgttgcttctattcttgataatcgccattctaattggggtgagatggagtcttagggtagttttgatttgcattctcttattacaagagatgttgaacatattttcatgtatctgttgattgcttatagatcttcttctgtgaagtgtctgctcatttccttagcccatttgttttttgggttatttctattcttggtgcagagttttttgagttctttatatattctggaaattagtgctctatctgaagtaggaatggcaaagattttctcccactctgtaggctctctcttcacattactgatagtttcctttgctgagagaaagcttcttagtttgactGGTTATTTCTTAATGGAAGGTTTTATCTCTAGAAGTTCCATTCAGTCCCTCCCTGCAAACACAGACTTTTTATAACATCTTCTATTTATGTGCTAAACTTTGAAAATACAGAACTCAGTTGTAATCAATAGTTGGGTTTGTTTTGTGCTAGGACTTACCCCAGGGCCGCACACCTGCTAgccatgtgctctaccactgagcaaccccCTGAGCCCCGAGAACAACTGTTGTAATGTCTTTCTCTACCAATTCTAACGTCTGGGCACCTGGCATAGCTACCACACACCTCGCAGAGGAACCTCAGGGCCTCAGCAATCCACGGGTCACTGTGGGGGGCCCAGGAGCATGAGATCAACTCCAGGTCGGCTTCTGTGGAGGTGAGCTGTGTTTCTGCTCCACTGTCTGTCTGGTAACCTGTGACTGACGCCAGACAGTGTTTCCTCCCATTGTTGGTGCTCAATACATTTGAACTCTTGTCAGTATTATTAACCTTTGTTCTAGAACTCAGATGAGTTCTGGAAGCAGCTTGTCCTCTATGTATTCCTTGCAATACAGCAAACTACAGTTGCGTTTCCCTAGAGGTGCGCAGTCCTCACCACTGAAGCAGGGCCCCATGCACCATGGGCTCTGCCAGTGTCCTGCTGCCCCTCCAGGGAGACTGGGTATGGCTGGGAAAGGCCCTGGCCCTGCACACACCAGGCACTGCTCTCCCTGCTCCCAGGGCTCATGCTTCAGCCTCCCACAGCGCTGCAGTTTGGCTCACGGCCCTCCTCAGCTCCATGTGGCACCTGTGCACCCAGGTCTCGGGCCAGCCCCGTAGTCCCAGGCTCAGGCCTTCCCTCCACATCCAGTCATCCTGTCCACCCCACTGACACTAGGGGGTCCAGGACCAGACCCAAGTCCACCCACCTACAGACACAGGCTCAGATAAGTTTGCCCCAGGActccagagacaaacccatatgaAGGCCCTACCATGACACCTACCTGGAGTCTCTGGATGGCTTGCTGGCTGTACCCTTCAGGgctctctagaggaacagaatcaactgGATGTCTGATCATTAAAAGGGGATTATttgattggcttacatgaccacaAGGTGGAtggtccacaatggctgtctgcaggctggagacctggaagaacca contains:
- the LOC124966915 gene encoding leukocyte immunoglobulin-like receptor subfamily A member 6, which gives rise to MSPTLTALLCLGLSLGPGTRGQQGTLPKPTLWAEPGSVITWGRPVTLWCEGTLEAEEYRLEKDGSSVPWDRQSPQKTRNKAKFPIPTMTEHHAGRYQCYYHSPAGWSEHSDPLELVVTGSYSKPCLSALPSPVVTSGGNVTLQCGSGLEYGRFVLTKEGGHKLTWTLDSQLTPVGSSRLSSQWLSLFSLDPVTHTHGGTYRCYGSSSHNGFLWSQPSNPLELQVTGVDRPPSLTAQPGSLLLSGDSVTLQCHSGSSFDRFALVKDSEPTVPPRLDGQHSPVFPLGPVGHSQGGRYRCYGGHSLSSTWSAPSAPLDILVAGMYQKPSLRAHPGPSVAWGQNVTLQCLSEVGLDTFLLSKEGSGAPPQRRPGQKRTAPSQASFSLSAVTLVHGGTYRCYGSNSDHPYLLSQPSEPLELVVAGSPPQDYTVGNLIRMAMAALVLVVLGILLFQAQYDQRGTQDAARR